The following is a genomic window from Crossiella equi.
GAGCACCGGCACCGTCGCGAAGGGCGGCAGCAACGCGGGCAGCACGTGATCCCGCCCGTGCCCGGGCGACCCGTGCCGATGCCGCCACCGGTTGTCCTTTGGTAGAAGGTCGCGCAACGCCGCCAGCAGGTCGTCGTCGCTGCCCGCGCCGGTCTCCAGCACCGCCAGCCCGGCCGTTGCGTGCGGCACCCACACGTGCAGCAGCCCGTCTCGCTCACCGGCATCGGCCAGGAACCGCTCGCACTCGGCCGTCAGGTCGTAGACCACCTCGACGGCCCCGGTCCGGACCTCGATCTCCTCGGTCAACACCTCTCGCACGCTACTGCCCCCTGCCGCACCGCACCTGCCTAGCCTGGCGCTCGTGCACCCAATACCCGCGAACCTCTTCGACCTCCAGCCGGGCTACCTCAACACGGCCAGCATTGGACTCCCGCCGGCCTTCGCCGCGGACGCCGTCACCGACGCGATCGCCCGCTGGCGCACCGGCGCCGACAGCGCCCCCGCCTTCGACGAGCACGTCGCCCGCGCCCGCGAGGCCTTCGCCACTCTCGTCGACGTCCCGGCCACCCAGGTCGCGAGCGGCGCCAGCATCTCCCAGCTCATCGCCCTGGTGGCGGGGAGCGTGTCGGACGGCACCCGCGTCCTGGCGGTTCGCGACGACTTCACCAGCGTGACGTTCCCCTTTGCCGCACAGGCGTATCGCGGCGTCACGGTGACCGAGGTCGAACCGGGGAAGCTGCTGTCTACTGTGGACGACTTCGACCTGGTCGCGGTCAGCGCCGTGCAGTCCTCGACGGGCGCGGTGCTCGACCTCGACGGCCTGCGTACTGCGGCGGAAGCCGCCGGGGTGCCCGTCCTGCTCGACGTGAGCCAGGCCGCGGGCTGGATGCCGCTGTCCTTGGCTTGGGCCGACTGGGTTGTGGGCACCGCGTACAAGTGGCTGCTGTCGCCGCGCGGCGCCGCCTGGCTCGCGGTGCGGCCTGACGCGCTGGAGCGCACCCGGCCGTTGGCCGCCAACTGGTACGCCGGTAAGGACCCGTGGGCCACGATCTACGGCATGCCGTTGCGGCTGGCTGGGGATGCGCGGCGGCTCGACCTGTCACCGGCCTGGTTCGCGCAGGTGGGGGCGGCGGCGTCGTTGCCTTGGCTGGTTCAGCTGGATATGGCGGCCGTGGGCGAGCACTGCGCTGGACTTGCCGACGCGGTGCGGCGAGGGCTCGGGTTGGCGCCTGCCGGATCAGCGATCACCTCGCTTGAGTTGTCGGCGGAGCGGCTCGACCGGTTGAAGGCGGCGGGGGTGCGGTTCAGCATGCGGGCGGGCAAGGCACGGTTGTCTTTCCACCTCTACAACACCTCGACTGACGTCGACCTGGTGCTGGGCGCGCTCACGTAGTCCATCGGTGCAGCCGCACCTCGATGGTCGGGGTGGTCAGCGTGAACTGTGGTGGGAGGTACTGGGTTGGGGCTTCGGGGGAGTCCTGACGAGGGGTGGGGATGGCGGTGTGCTCGGTCGCCGGTTCGTGGGCGGCCGGGGCGTGCTCGGGGCGCGGGGCGGGGG
Proteins encoded in this region:
- a CDS encoding aminotransferase class V-fold PLP-dependent enzyme produces the protein MHPIPANLFDLQPGYLNTASIGLPPAFAADAVTDAIARWRTGADSAPAFDEHVARAREAFATLVDVPATQVASGASISQLIALVAGSVSDGTRVLAVRDDFTSVTFPFAAQAYRGVTVTEVEPGKLLSTVDDFDLVAVSAVQSSTGAVLDLDGLRTAAEAAGVPVLLDVSQAAGWMPLSLAWADWVVGTAYKWLLSPRGAAWLAVRPDALERTRPLAANWYAGKDPWATIYGMPLRLAGDARRLDLSPAWFAQVGAAASLPWLVQLDMAAVGEHCAGLADAVRRGLGLAPAGSAITSLELSAERLDRLKAAGVRFSMRAGKARLSFHLYNTSTDVDLVLGALT
- a CDS encoding secondary thiamine-phosphate synthase enzyme YjbQ yields the protein MLTEEIEVRTGAVEVVYDLTAECERFLADAGERDGLLHVWVPHATAGLAVLETGAGSDDDLLAALRDLLPKDNRWRHRHGSPGHGRDHVLPALLPPFATVPVLGGRMALGTWQSVCLVDTNVDNPVRKVRLSLLVG